A genomic window from Meleagris gallopavo isolate NT-WF06-2002-E0010 breed Aviagen turkey brand Nicholas breeding stock chromosome 30, Turkey_5.1, whole genome shotgun sequence includes:
- the ATCAY gene encoding caytaxin translates to PPREGLSQKRLAWSRWAALQRTSTHPSEGSILSDDFLDTPDDLDINVDDIETPDETDSLEFLGNGNELEWEDDTPVATAKNMPGDSADLFGDGGTEDGSATNGRLWRTVIIGEQEHRIDLQMIKPYMRVVTHGGYYGEGLNAIIVFAACYLPDSNLADYHYIMENLFLYVISSLELLVAEDYMIVYLNGATPRRRMPGLGWLKKCYQMIDRRLRKNLKALIIVHPSWFIRTVLAISRPFISVKFINKIQYVHSLEELEQLIPMEHVQIPDCVSQYEEERIKARRERAEEKQDMAERESRPVPPAEDQETSMP, encoded by the exons CCCCCTCGGGAAG GCCTCTCCCAGAAGAGACTGGCATGGAGTCGCTGGGCAGCCCTACAGAGGACGAGCACACATCCT AGTGAAGGCTCCATTCTGTCCGATGACTTCTTGGACACGCCGGATGATCTGGATATCAATGTGGATGACATCGAAACACCCGACGAGACGGATTCCCTCGAATTCCTGGGGAATGGGAACGAGCTGGAATGGGAAG ATGACACTCCTGTGGCCACGGCCAAGAATATGCCTGGGGACAGCGCGGATCTGTTTGGGGACGGTGGGACAGAGGATGGGAGCGCAACCAACGGGCGGCTCTGGAGGACCGTCATCATTGGGGAGCAGGAGCACCGCATCGACCTGCAGATGATCAAACCCTACATGAGGGTGGTGACGCACGGAG GGTACTACGGGGAAGGACTCAATGCCATCATCGTCTTCGCTGCCTGCTACCTGCCAGACAGCAACCTGGCTGATTACCACTATATCATGGAGAACCTCTTCCT CTACGTGAtcagcagcctggagctgctggtggCTGAGGACTACATGATCGTGTACCTGAATGGAGCAACGCCGCGGAGGAGGATGCCGGGGCTGGGGTGGCTGAAGAAGTGCTACCAGATGATAGACAGACG GCTGCGGAAGAACCTCAAAGCCCTGATCATTGTGCATCCCTCGTGGTTCATCCGGACGGTGCTGGCTAtttccaggcccttcatcag CGTGAAGTTCATCAATAAGATCCAATACGTTCACAGCCTGGAGGAACTGGAGCAGCTCATCCCCATGGAGCACGTCCAGATCCCAGACTGCGTCTCACA ATATGAAGAAGAGAGGATCAAGGCCAGGAGAGAAAG GGCAGAAGAGAAACAAGACATGGCTGAAAGGGAAAG CAGGCCTGTGCCCCCTGCAGAGGATCAAGAAACCAG CATGCCATGA
- the DAPK3 gene encoding death-associated protein kinase 3 yields the protein MSGPDPAGLLCPVPTLAGCWLHPREPRFPPAVGICAFSHCLSGAEGSQVLSSHSGQFAIVRKCRERKTGLEYAAKFIKKRRLSSSRRGVSREEIEREVDILREIQHPNIITLHDIFENKTDVVLILELVSGGELFDFLAEKESLTEEEATQFLKQILDGVHYLHSKRIAHFDLKPENIMLLDKNVPNPRIKLIDFGIAHKIEAGNEFKNIFGTPEFVAPEIVNYEPLGLEADMWSIGVITYILLSGASPFLGETKQETLTNISAVNYDFDEEYFSSTSELAKDFIRRLLVKDPKKRMTIAQSLEHPWIKVIKRRNVRNEDSGKKAEQRRRLKTTRLKEYTIKSHSSMPPNNTYINFERFSKVMEEVAAAEETLREIQKNKKSFREDIEALLSIYEEKESWYKEENESIGRDLRQIRQELLRAESARQRAQEESRNVMQAAGGLRRRYRRLEKRYGALAEQVASEVRFVQELLWSIEREKLQSGGEDGSIR from the exons ATGAGCGGCCCCGACCCTGCG GGGCTGCTCTGCCCCGTCCCCACCCTGGCAGGATGTTGGCTGCATCCGAGAGAACCCCGCTTCCCACCGGCTGTTGGGATCTGTGCCTTCTCCCATTGCCTGAGCGGCGCTGAAGGTTCTCAGGTTCTTTCCTCCCACAGCGGCCAATTTGCCATCGTGAGAAAATGCCGGGAGAGGAAAACAGGCCTGGAATACGCAGCCAAATTCATCAAAAAGCGCCGGCTGTCGTCGAGCCGTCGGGGGGTGAGCAGGGAGGAGATCGAGAGGGAGGTGGACATCCTGAGGGAGATCCAGCACCCCAACATCATCACCCTGCACGACATCTTCGAGAACAAGACGGACGTGGTGCTGATCCTGGAGCTGGTGTCGGGCGGGGAGCTCTTCGACTTCCTGGCGGAGAAAGAGTCGCTGACGGAGGAGGAGGCCACGCAGTTCCTCAAGCAGATCCTGGACGGGGTGCATTACCTGCACTCCAAGCGCATCGCACACTTTGACTTGAAG CCGGAGAACATCATGTTGCTGGACAAGAACGTGCCCAACCCTCGCATCAAACTCATCGACTTTGGGATCGCCCACAAGATCGAAGCTGGGAATGAGTTCAAGAACATTTTTGGGACCCCGGAATTTGTGG CACCAGAAATCGTGAACTATGAGCCGCTGGGGCTGGAGGCTGACATGTG gAGCATTGGGGTCATCACTTACATCCT GCTGAGCGGGGCCTCCCCCTTCCTGGGGGAAACGAAGCAGGAGACCCTCACCAACATCTCCGCCGTCAACTACGACTTTGATGAGGAATACTTCAGCAGCACCAGCGAGCTGGCCAAGGACTTCATCCGCCGGCTGCTGGTCAAGGACCCCAA gaagcgGATGACCATAGCTCAGAGCCTGGAGCACCCCTGGATCAAG GTGATCAAGAGGAGGAACGTCCGCAATGAGGACAGTGGGAAGAAGGCAGAGCAGCGACGGCGGCTGAAGACGACGCGGCTGAAGGAATACACCATCAAGTCTCACTCCAGCATGCCGCCCAACAACACCTACATCAACTTCGAACGCTTCTCCAAAGTGATGGAGGAGGTGGCGGCGGCGGAGGAGACCCTCCGTGAGATCCAGAAGAACAAGAAATCCTTCCGAGAGGACATCGAGGCTCTGCTGTCCATCTACGAGGAAAAGGAATCGTGGTACAAAGAGGAGAATGAGAGCATTGGCCGCGACCTGCGGCAGATCCGGCAGGAGTTGCTCCGAGCTGAGTCCGCCCGGCAGCGGGCgcaggaggagagcaggaaTGTGATGCAGGCAGCCGGGGGGCTGCGCCGGCGCTACCGGAGGTTGGAGAAGCGTTACGGTGCCCTGGCTGAGCAGGTGGCATCCGAGGTGCGCTTcgtgcaggagctgctctggtcCATCGAGAGGGAGAAGCTGCAGAGCGGAGGGGAGGATGGCAGCATCCGCTga